The Corynebacterium poyangense genome includes a window with the following:
- a CDS encoding CPBP family intramembrane glutamic endopeptidase: MLVPRFSDEGLGLTIVTVVALIPILLLISRSELTLDLRPGCQRIAPKTVILVACLTAAILVVGGAMAAMVEKLFSTMGVHFGTGLGQERNLSFWIVLCSCVVAPIAEEIAWRGVMLRALAPWGKTAAV, from the coding sequence TTGCTTGTTCCCCGTTTCTCTGATGAAGGCCTAGGGCTCACGATTGTCACCGTTGTAGCTTTAATTCCTATTCTTCTTCTCATCAGCCGCTCGGAACTGACCTTAGATCTTCGCCCTGGCTGTCAAAGAATTGCCCCTAAAACTGTCATCCTTGTGGCCTGCTTGACTGCGGCAATCTTAGTCGTCGGTGGAGCAATGGCTGCTATGGTGGAAAAACTCTTTAGCACAATGGGGGTACACTTCGGAACGGGTCTAGGTCAAGAAAGAAACCTCAGTTTCTGGATAGTGCTGTGCAGTTGTGTTGTCGCCCCCATTGCCGAGGAAATCGCCTGGCGAGGTGTGATGCTTCGTGCTCTTGCCCCTTGGGGGAAAACCGCTGCCGTGTAG
- a CDS encoding TetR/AcrR family transcriptional regulator, with the protein MVAADSRSYTRSKKYARRPDPRRLRNRVALHQAALTLAEKHGLEFTIDDVAGTAGVSRRTFFNHFATKLDAILNCGLNDSHVCYQEAFLAGDFAREGRNVVEELLMMDQELDKQRCLGNGIGWSTRIHDLVLREEKLRQHLWKTIQAERASRIRLVRARYPELDEDTAWLAVRLAESIILFSLENPGPNQDTTHTLLPRPERQRFFYETCTALLQPRAQ; encoded by the coding sequence GTGGTTGCCGCAGATTCCCGCTCCTATACTCGATCCAAAAAATATGCGCGTCGGCCGGATCCCAGGAGGCTGAGGAATCGAGTTGCTTTACATCAAGCAGCATTGACGTTGGCGGAAAAACACGGACTCGAGTTCACTATCGATGATGTTGCTGGTACTGCCGGCGTGTCTCGTCGTACTTTCTTTAATCACTTTGCCACCAAACTGGACGCAATCTTGAATTGTGGACTGAATGATAGCCATGTGTGTTATCAAGAGGCCTTTTTGGCTGGAGATTTTGCCCGCGAAGGGCGAAATGTTGTAGAAGAGTTGCTGATGATGGACCAGGAGCTGGATAAGCAACGCTGCCTTGGAAATGGGATAGGCTGGTCTACCAGAATTCATGACCTTGTCCTGCGGGAAGAAAAGCTGCGACAGCATCTGTGGAAAACTATCCAAGCTGAGCGAGCTAGCCGTATTCGGCTAGTTCGAGCCAGATACCCGGAACTTGACGAGGACACAGCGTGGCTAGCTGTTCGCCTGGCCGAATCCATCATCCTTTTTTCGCTAGAAAACCCAGGACCTAATCAAGACACCACGCATACTCTTCTGCCTCGACCGGAACGTCAGCGGTTTTTCTACGAGACCTGTACCGCCCTTCTTCAACCGCGGGCTCAATAA
- the glmU gene encoding bifunctional UDP-N-acetylglucosamine diphosphorylase/glucosamine-1-phosphate N-acetyltransferase GlmU, with translation MAPQSAHSCAVVVLAAGQGTRMKSALPKTLHEIGGRSLLSHSLYAAAGIDPEHIVAVVGHGRDQVIPAVETVAKELDREIFSAVQEQQHGTGHAVQCGLTPLADFQGTVIVTNADVPLLQAQTLHQLYQAHTEVPTAVTVLTMVVDDPTGYGRIVRNNEGEVTAIVEQKDADPATQAIQEVNSGVFAFDAAILREALTRLDSNNAQGELYLTDVLGIARSDGHPVRAHRAADPRELAGVNDRVQLAAAGRELNRRTVEAAMRNGVTVVDPLTTWIGVDVQIESDVTIHPSTQLWGTTEIGSGAEIGPDTTLRNVKVGASANVIRTHGSDSIIGARAHVGPFTYLRPGTELGEEGKLGGFVEAKNAQIGRGSKVPHLTYVGDATIGEYSNIGASSVFVNYDGVNKHHTTVGSHVRTGSDTMFIAPVTVGDGAYSGAGTVIKDDVPPGALVVSGGRQRNIEGWVTRKRPGTPAAKAAEAAHSSQRESTDQEGETPQP, from the coding sequence GTGGCTCCGCAGTCCGCTCATTCTTGTGCCGTCGTGGTCCTGGCCGCTGGCCAAGGAACCCGGATGAAATCTGCGCTTCCTAAAACTCTTCATGAAATTGGGGGGCGCTCTTTACTGTCGCACAGTCTCTACGCCGCTGCCGGTATTGATCCAGAGCATATTGTCGCCGTGGTTGGACACGGTCGGGATCAGGTTATTCCGGCCGTCGAGACCGTGGCGAAAGAACTGGACCGGGAGATCTTCAGTGCGGTTCAAGAACAGCAGCATGGCACTGGACACGCGGTCCAATGCGGATTAACACCCTTAGCTGATTTTCAGGGCACCGTCATCGTGACCAATGCGGATGTGCCCTTATTACAAGCTCAGACCTTGCACCAGCTCTATCAGGCGCACACTGAGGTCCCTACCGCCGTCACGGTATTAACCATGGTGGTCGATGATCCAACGGGATATGGCCGAATCGTTCGTAACAATGAGGGTGAGGTCACCGCCATTGTGGAACAAAAAGATGCCGATCCAGCAACTCAAGCAATCCAGGAAGTAAACTCCGGTGTTTTTGCCTTCGACGCTGCCATCTTAAGAGAAGCTCTTACCCGCTTAGACTCCAATAATGCTCAAGGAGAGCTCTACCTCACTGATGTATTAGGGATCGCCCGCTCCGACGGACACCCAGTGCGGGCCCACCGTGCCGCTGACCCCCGAGAACTGGCTGGGGTTAATGATCGAGTGCAGCTAGCTGCTGCCGGACGGGAGTTAAACCGGCGGACTGTGGAAGCGGCAATGCGCAATGGAGTCACCGTGGTTGATCCCCTGACCACCTGGATAGGGGTAGATGTTCAGATTGAATCAGATGTCACCATTCACCCCAGCACTCAGCTATGGGGTACGACAGAGATTGGTTCGGGGGCAGAAATCGGCCCAGATACCACATTGCGTAACGTCAAGGTGGGCGCCTCAGCTAATGTGATTCGGACCCACGGTAGCGATTCGATCATCGGGGCTCGCGCACACGTCGGTCCGTTCACTTATCTTCGTCCCGGCACTGAGCTGGGCGAAGAAGGTAAACTCGGCGGCTTTGTCGAGGCGAAGAATGCGCAAATCGGTCGTGGCTCCAAGGTTCCCCATTTGACGTATGTTGGTGATGCGACCATCGGCGAATACTCGAACATTGGGGCTTCTTCAGTCTTTGTGAATTATGACGGAGTGAACAAGCACCACACAACGGTGGGATCCCATGTCCGGACGGGTTCTGACACAATGTTCATCGCACCCGTCACCGTGGGTGATGGTGCTTATTCGGGAGCAGGTACAGTTATCAAGGACGACGTCCCCCCGGGTGCGCTCGTTGTCTCCGGTGGACGACAGCGCAATATCGAGGGATGGGTGACTCGGAAACGTCCGGGAACCCCAGCCGCTAAAGCGGCCGAAGCCGCACATTCCAGTCAACGAGAATCTACCGATCAGGAAGGCGAGACACCCCAGCCATGA
- a CDS encoding TetR/AcrR family transcriptional regulator, with translation MVRQRMTGRERREQLIAIGRKVFAERGFEGASVEEIASRAGVSKPVVYEHFGGKEGLYAVIIDREMRHLEGVITQSLAAGRSRQRIEQAVLALLTYVDEETDGFLLLGRDMVPGRDRSYSTMLNSAVAQVSHILAQAFERQGLEPSMAVLYGQALVGMVSMTAQWWLDEQTLDKETVAAHIVNLCWNGLAGMKKEPTLYAINLDQEES, from the coding sequence ATGGTTCGACAGCGGATGACCGGTCGAGAACGCCGGGAACAACTCATAGCGATTGGCCGTAAAGTTTTTGCCGAGCGCGGATTCGAAGGTGCCAGTGTAGAAGAGATCGCCTCCCGTGCGGGGGTTTCTAAACCGGTTGTTTATGAGCACTTCGGTGGTAAAGAAGGGCTTTATGCTGTGATTATCGACCGAGAAATGCGCCACCTTGAAGGAGTGATTACCCAATCTCTGGCGGCTGGGCGCTCTCGGCAACGCATTGAGCAAGCCGTTTTAGCCTTATTGACTTACGTGGATGAAGAAACCGATGGATTTTTGCTTTTGGGGCGAGACATGGTTCCTGGACGAGATCGTTCCTATTCCACTATGTTGAATTCCGCGGTAGCGCAGGTATCACATATCCTTGCCCAAGCTTTTGAACGCCAAGGCTTAGAACCTTCGATGGCGGTGCTCTATGGGCAAGCCTTGGTGGGGATGGTGTCAATGACTGCCCAATGGTGGCTCGACGAACAAACCTTGGACAAGGAAACCGTAGCGGCGCATATCGTCAACTTGTGTTGGAATGGGCTTGCTGGAATGAAAAAAGAACCCACTCTGTATGCGATTAACCTGGACCAGGAGGAATCCTAA
- a CDS encoding MazG nucleotide pyrophosphohydrolase domain-containing protein codes for MTVLLLDPRWPTQIPLEGLAALHAPLSYTGEVPIAVRWHLADVVDPTELGNGTLVSTDPHDPELVDRVARGERLITAPSVEDPIREAREVMHRACTLGEWEAHQTHRSLLPYLQEESDEFRKAVETNASDEELCQELGDLLLQVLFHAELASRRGAFSFDQIALSFITKMRRRCPYLFDGTTVPVSEEEQIRLWLAAKNQEE; via the coding sequence ATGACGGTACTTCTCCTCGATCCCCGATGGCCTACCCAGATCCCCTTAGAGGGGTTAGCTGCTTTGCATGCTCCGCTCAGCTATACCGGAGAAGTTCCCATCGCTGTGCGGTGGCATTTAGCTGATGTTGTGGATCCCACGGAGCTGGGGAATGGAACTTTGGTGAGTACCGATCCTCATGATCCGGAGTTAGTGGACCGCGTGGCCCGGGGTGAGCGGCTCATAACCGCTCCTAGCGTGGAGGATCCGATTCGGGAAGCCCGGGAAGTTATGCACCGGGCCTGCACTCTAGGGGAGTGGGAAGCCCACCAGACCCACCGCAGTTTGCTTCCTTACCTTCAGGAAGAAAGCGATGAATTTCGCAAAGCAGTGGAAACTAACGCCAGTGACGAAGAACTCTGCCAGGAGCTCGGCGATCTCCTGCTCCAAGTGCTTTTTCACGCGGAACTCGCTAGCCGCCGAGGAGCTTTTAGCTTTGACCAGATTGCGTTGAGTTTCATCACCAAAATGCGTCGACGCTGCCCCTATCTTTTTGATGGAACTACTGTTCCCGTGTCAGAGGAAGAACAAATCAGGCTATGGCTCGCCGCTAAAAACCAAGAGGAATGA
- a CDS encoding ribose-phosphate diphosphokinase, with translation MTAHWKQTHKNLMLFSGRAHPELGEAVAKELGIELTPTTARDFANGEIFVRFEESVRGSDCFVLQSHTQPLNKWLMEQLIMIDALKRGSAKRITAVLPFYPYARQDKKHRGREPISARLVADLLAAAGADRIVSVDLHTDQIQGFFDGPVDHMHAMPILTEYITSKYSLDNICVVSPDAGRVKVAEKWANTLNDAPMAFVHKTRSVDVANEVVSNRVVGDVSGKDCVLLDDMIDTGGTIAGACKILKEAGANSVIIACTHGVFSDPARERLSQCGAEEVITTNTLPQNTEGWDNLTVLSIAPLVARTISEIFENGSVTTLFEGQA, from the coding sequence ATGACCGCCCACTGGAAGCAAACCCATAAAAATCTCATGCTCTTTTCCGGGCGTGCTCACCCGGAACTAGGTGAGGCCGTGGCCAAAGAGCTTGGCATTGAGCTAACGCCCACCACTGCCCGCGATTTCGCAAACGGAGAGATCTTTGTTCGCTTTGAAGAATCCGTGCGCGGTTCAGACTGTTTTGTTCTCCAATCCCATACGCAGCCGTTGAATAAGTGGTTGATGGAACAGCTCATTATGATCGACGCCCTCAAGCGCGGTTCAGCTAAGCGGATTACGGCAGTGTTGCCGTTTTATCCCTATGCCCGTCAGGATAAGAAGCATCGAGGCCGTGAGCCGATTTCCGCTCGTCTTGTTGCTGATTTGCTCGCCGCTGCAGGTGCGGATCGTATTGTCTCGGTTGATTTACACACCGACCAGATCCAGGGTTTCTTTGATGGACCGGTCGATCACATGCACGCCATGCCTATTCTCACCGAGTACATCACGTCGAAGTATTCCCTCGATAATATTTGCGTGGTGTCTCCTGATGCCGGCCGGGTTAAAGTAGCAGAGAAATGGGCAAATACCCTCAACGATGCACCGATGGCCTTTGTTCACAAGACCCGTAGTGTTGATGTCGCCAATGAAGTTGTTTCCAACCGGGTGGTTGGCGATGTCTCGGGTAAAGATTGTGTCCTGCTAGATGACATGATTGATACCGGCGGAACTATTGCCGGGGCTTGTAAGATCCTCAAAGAAGCCGGAGCTAATTCCGTCATTATCGCCTGCACCCACGGTGTGTTTTCTGACCCAGCCCGGGAACGTCTTAGCCAATGCGGAGCCGAAGAGGTCATTACCACCAACACCCTGCCCCAAAATACTGAAGGATGGGATAACTTGACGGTGCTGTCCATCGCACCTCTAGTAGCTCGCACCATCAGTGAAATCTTCGAAAACGGTTCTGTCACCACCCTTTTCGAAGGCCAAGCCTAA
- a CDS encoding 50S ribosomal protein L25/general stress protein Ctc — translation MAKYPTLEAAERTEFGKGAARRLRRSWKIPAVIYGPETDPIHIALDILEFTAVVRNNGVNAVLEIDVAGEKHLTMVKNIDQNVLTLDIDHADLLAIKRGEKVEVEVPIVLEGEPADGTIAIQDADVLLVEADVLNIPEEISVSIEGLEVNTVVHASEVQMPGGVTLVADPETIIASISYPEPEEPEESEEEAAEEAEETDASEVEATEESDQSEES, via the coding sequence ATGGCTAAGTACCCTACTTTGGAAGCTGCTGAGCGCACTGAATTCGGCAAGGGCGCTGCCCGACGTCTTCGTCGGTCCTGGAAGATTCCTGCCGTTATTTATGGGCCAGAAACTGACCCCATCCACATTGCGCTGGATATTCTCGAGTTCACCGCTGTTGTTCGTAACAATGGTGTCAACGCAGTTCTGGAAATTGATGTTGCGGGTGAAAAGCACCTGACCATGGTGAAGAACATTGACCAAAATGTCCTCACTCTTGATATTGATCACGCTGACCTCCTAGCCATTAAGCGTGGCGAAAAGGTTGAGGTTGAGGTTCCGATTGTTCTGGAAGGCGAGCCTGCTGACGGCACCATCGCTATCCAGGATGCTGATGTTCTTCTGGTTGAAGCTGATGTTCTTAACATTCCGGAAGAAATTTCCGTTTCCATTGAAGGACTCGAAGTCAACACCGTGGTTCATGCCTCCGAGGTTCAAATGCCTGGTGGTGTAACTCTGGTTGCTGATCCGGAAACTATCATCGCGTCTATCTCCTATCCTGAGCCAGAAGAGCCTGAGGAGTCTGAAGAAGAAGCCGCTGAGGAAGCCGAAGAAACTGACGCCTCTGAGGTGGAAGCCACCGAGGAGTCGGACCAGTCTGAGGAATCCTAA
- the mfd gene encoding transcription-repair coupling factor, which yields MLAGLLKTAATDPGLKGITQLLSEDSVHLTGLDQVRPWAIATLAQRSDHPVLVVTATGREAEDLAAELRAMLGGRVAWFPSWETLPHERMSPGVESVGHRAEVIDRLQRGDVDVVLSAARGVCQPMVDGAAGTSVIELREEEEYQLEQLQQDLTLRGYRRVDMVARRGEYAVRGGIVDIFPTTLTHPVRIEFWGDEISEIRQFAVADQRTIAELELSDVRIYPARALPITPEVAERAGKLLSQHTGNATLTEILSRISEHVPVEGMEALIPVLSDTPMKTLVEELPQGSHVVVCNPEKIRTRITDLSATDQEFLDAGWEAAAMGARGPVAAEGLDLSASSYRSYESLEKRAARGGVAWWTFTPPGMFVGDDSHTVPMTYEPGPTPRGDVAEIQVLMDMLRAHVQSGGRAAFIAPTSGAITRMVDRFAEQRIPTKVATPGWQPTPGEVTLYQALSHAGLVFPKVRKHREAEALPLVVITETDLTGNRVGDIAGAKQRPAKRRNRVDPLALKTGDYVVHETHGIGRFLKMAERTLKTGDATSRREYIVLEYASAKRGQPADQLWVPMDSLDLLSRYTGGEVPKLSKMGGSDWKNTKRKARAAVREIAGELVELYAKRQSAPGHSFAPDSPWQREMEDNFPFVETEDQMLAIDAVKADMEKPIPMDRVIVGDVGYGKTEVAVRAAFKAVQDGRQVAVLVPTTLLAQQHLATFSERMEGFPVTLKGLSRFSTAREAKETIRGLADGSVDIVIGTHRLLQTGIQWKNLGLVIIDEEQRFGVEHKEHIKALRTHVDVLTMSATPIPRTLEMSMAGIREMSQILTPPEDRHPVLTYVGPQEDKQVVAAIRRELLRDGQVFFIHNKVADIEKRARQLRDLIPEARIVVAHGQMSEEVLENTVQGFWNREYDVLVCTTIVETGLDIANANTLIVENSHHMGLSQLHQLRGRVGRSRERGYAYFLYPKDVVLTETSYDRLATIAQNNELGAGLAVAQKDLEMRGAGNVLGAEQSGHIAGVGFDLYVRLVGEAVETYRALAQGEILDATEQGPKEIRIDLPVDAHIPEKYINSERLRLEIYRKLAESREERDLCQVVEEMQDRYGALPEEVERLVQVSRLRHVARKLGISEIGVQGTRLKIHPVELQDSGQVRLKRLFPAATYRAAAKVVTIPQPKAGRGHITDPLLRDTDVVQWVADFMAQLFNAQGVVVTTGENKVIEQPSRPHGQRQSTRRRSGRRIISFSE from the coding sequence ATGCTGGCTGGATTGCTGAAAACCGCGGCCACTGACCCCGGATTGAAGGGGATTACGCAATTACTGTCTGAAGACAGTGTTCATCTCACTGGGTTAGATCAAGTGCGCCCTTGGGCTATTGCAACTTTGGCGCAACGATCTGACCACCCGGTGCTCGTTGTGACCGCTACGGGACGCGAAGCTGAGGACTTAGCGGCGGAGCTACGGGCCATGTTGGGGGGTCGCGTGGCGTGGTTTCCCTCCTGGGAGACTCTTCCCCATGAGCGGATGAGTCCGGGGGTGGAAAGTGTTGGGCACCGCGCAGAAGTGATCGACCGGCTACAACGCGGCGACGTAGACGTCGTACTATCCGCTGCGCGTGGGGTGTGCCAACCCATGGTTGATGGGGCAGCGGGGACCTCCGTGATAGAGCTCCGTGAAGAGGAGGAATACCAGTTAGAACAGCTTCAGCAGGATCTAACCCTGCGTGGTTATCGACGAGTAGATATGGTGGCTCGGCGCGGTGAATATGCGGTACGAGGTGGGATTGTCGATATTTTTCCCACCACGCTCACTCACCCAGTTCGGATTGAATTTTGGGGCGACGAAATAAGCGAAATCCGGCAATTCGCGGTAGCTGACCAGCGTACTATTGCTGAACTGGAACTCAGTGACGTCCGAATCTATCCAGCGCGGGCATTGCCTATCACACCGGAGGTAGCTGAGCGCGCTGGGAAATTGTTAAGTCAACATACGGGGAACGCCACCTTAACGGAGATTCTGAGCAGAATCAGTGAGCATGTTCCTGTTGAAGGTATGGAGGCACTTATCCCAGTGCTGTCCGACACCCCGATGAAAACCTTGGTTGAGGAACTTCCTCAGGGCAGTCATGTAGTGGTGTGTAATCCCGAAAAGATTCGGACCAGGATCACTGACTTGTCAGCCACGGACCAAGAGTTCTTGGATGCTGGGTGGGAAGCTGCGGCGATGGGAGCCCGGGGGCCGGTAGCTGCTGAGGGGCTGGATCTGAGCGCCTCGTCCTATCGAAGCTATGAGTCACTGGAAAAAAGAGCAGCGCGTGGTGGGGTAGCGTGGTGGACTTTTACTCCGCCGGGGATGTTTGTGGGGGATGATTCCCATACCGTTCCGATGACTTATGAACCGGGGCCTACTCCACGCGGAGATGTCGCAGAAATTCAAGTCCTGATGGATATGCTGCGAGCCCACGTGCAGTCTGGTGGACGGGCTGCTTTTATTGCTCCCACCAGCGGTGCGATCACGAGAATGGTGGATCGTTTTGCAGAGCAGAGAATTCCCACCAAGGTGGCTACGCCTGGGTGGCAGCCAACGCCGGGCGAGGTCACGCTCTATCAGGCATTATCCCATGCAGGGTTAGTGTTTCCGAAAGTGCGTAAGCACCGCGAAGCGGAAGCACTTCCCCTGGTAGTCATTACCGAAACTGACCTGACTGGCAACCGGGTAGGTGACATCGCAGGTGCGAAACAGCGTCCCGCTAAGCGGCGGAATCGGGTTGATCCCTTAGCGCTGAAAACAGGTGACTATGTAGTCCATGAAACTCACGGCATAGGCCGATTTTTAAAGATGGCGGAGCGCACCTTAAAAACCGGAGATGCCACCTCACGGCGGGAATATATTGTCTTAGAATATGCCTCTGCCAAGCGTGGACAGCCTGCTGATCAGCTATGGGTTCCGATGGACAGCTTGGATTTACTCAGTCGCTACACCGGTGGCGAGGTGCCCAAATTATCGAAAATGGGCGGTTCAGATTGGAAAAACACCAAGCGTAAGGCGCGCGCAGCTGTGCGGGAGATTGCCGGGGAGCTGGTTGAGCTTTATGCCAAGCGGCAGTCCGCACCCGGGCATAGCTTTGCTCCAGATTCCCCGTGGCAACGGGAGATGGAAGATAATTTCCCCTTTGTTGAAACAGAAGACCAGATGCTGGCTATTGATGCCGTGAAGGCAGATATGGAAAAACCCATTCCTATGGATCGGGTCATTGTTGGCGACGTCGGTTACGGTAAAACCGAAGTAGCGGTGCGAGCAGCTTTTAAAGCGGTCCAAGATGGTCGTCAAGTGGCTGTGTTGGTTCCTACTACTCTGTTAGCTCAGCAGCATCTGGCAACTTTTAGCGAAAGGATGGAGGGTTTCCCGGTCACTTTGAAAGGGCTGTCGCGATTCAGCACAGCTCGAGAAGCTAAGGAAACCATCAGAGGGTTAGCCGACGGCAGCGTCGATATTGTGATCGGTACTCACCGTCTCCTACAGACGGGTATCCAGTGGAAGAATTTAGGCTTGGTCATTATCGATGAGGAACAGCGATTTGGGGTGGAGCACAAAGAACACATCAAGGCGCTGCGGACTCACGTCGATGTGTTGACGATGTCGGCGACCCCGATTCCGCGCACGCTCGAAATGTCTATGGCTGGGATTCGAGAGATGAGTCAAATTCTCACCCCGCCAGAGGACCGGCATCCGGTGTTGACATACGTCGGACCTCAAGAAGATAAGCAGGTTGTTGCTGCAATCCGGCGCGAGCTTCTTCGTGACGGCCAAGTGTTTTTCATCCACAACAAAGTTGCTGACATTGAGAAACGAGCCAGGCAGCTGCGGGATCTGATCCCCGAGGCCCGAATCGTGGTGGCTCATGGGCAGATGAGCGAAGAGGTTTTAGAAAACACCGTTCAAGGATTCTGGAACCGAGAATACGACGTCCTGGTGTGTACCACCATTGTGGAAACCGGCTTAGATATTGCCAATGCCAACACGTTAATTGTGGAGAATTCCCACCACATGGGTCTTAGTCAGTTACATCAGTTACGGGGACGAGTTGGTCGATCTCGTGAACGGGGGTATGCCTATTTCCTCTACCCGAAAGATGTGGTCTTAACTGAAACTTCTTATGACAGGCTGGCGACGATCGCCCAAAATAACGAATTGGGTGCGGGGTTGGCAGTCGCTCAAAAAGATCTAGAAATGCGTGGAGCAGGCAATGTTCTAGGCGCAGAACAGTCCGGACATATCGCAGGTGTGGGGTTTGACCTCTATGTACGTTTGGTGGGTGAAGCGGTAGAAACCTACCGAGCGTTGGCCCAGGGTGAGATTCTCGATGCGACGGAGCAGGGGCCGAAGGAAATCAGGATTGATTTGCCAGTTGATGCCCATATCCCGGAGAAATACATCAACTCTGAACGACTTCGCCTCGAAATTTACCGGAAACTAGCTGAAAGTCGAGAGGAACGAGATCTATGCCAAGTTGTCGAGGAAATGCAGGATCGGTACGGTGCGCTACCAGAGGAAGTGGAGCGACTCGTGCAGGTATCTCGCTTACGCCATGTGGCGAGGAAATTAGGAATTAGCGAAATCGGAGTTCAAGGTACACGGCTGAAAATTCATCCGGTAGAGCTACAAGATTCTGGTCAGGTCCGGCTGAAGCGACTATTCCCGGCTGCCACCTATCGGGCAGCAGCCAAGGTCGTGACCATACCCCAACCCAAAGCAGGACGCGGACATATTACTGATCCGTTGTTGCGCGATACCGACGTAGTCCAGTGGGTAGCCGATTTTATGGCCCAGCTTTTTAACGCTCAAGGAGTAGTGGTCACAACAGGTGAGAATAAGGTAATTGAGCAGCCATCTCGACCCCACGGCCAGAGACAAAGTACTCGACGTCGTAGTGGTAGAAGGATCATTTCTTTCTCCGAGTAG